From Bdellovibrionales bacterium, one genomic window encodes:
- the frr gene encoding ribosome recycling factor: MDLENVKQRMDGAVDALHREFSGLRTGRAASSMLEPIHVDAYGSLMPLNQVATIGVPEPRMLSVQVWDKGLAKVVEKAIRESGLGLNPQAEGAVIRVPIPELSQERRLELVKVANRYTEQARVAVRNVRRDAMDAIKKQEKASEISEDELKTLEGKVQQATDAAIKKIDEAFVHKEKEITTI; encoded by the coding sequence ATGGATTTAGAAAATGTCAAACAACGGATGGACGGCGCAGTAGACGCGCTGCATCGCGAGTTCTCCGGCCTTCGGACGGGTCGGGCGGCTTCCTCAATGCTGGAGCCTATTCACGTTGATGCGTATGGCAGCTTGATGCCCCTTAATCAGGTAGCGACCATCGGTGTGCCAGAGCCGCGCATGCTGTCGGTTCAGGTATGGGACAAGGGTTTGGCCAAGGTTGTTGAGAAAGCCATTCGTGAGTCGGGTCTTGGCCTCAATCCTCAGGCCGAGGGCGCGGTCATTCGCGTTCCTATTCCCGAACTAAGCCAAGAGAGGCGTTTGGAGCTGGTCAAGGTGGCTAATCGCTATACCGAGCAAGCGCGCGTGGCCGTTCGCAATGTTCGCCGCGATGCGATGGATGCGATCAAGAAGCAGGAAAAGGCCAGCGAGATTTCCGAGGACGAGCTGAAAACTCTTGAAGGCAAGGTGCAGCAAGCCACGGATGCCGCGATCAAGAAAATCGATGAGGCTTTTGTTCACAAGGAAAAAGAAATCACGACGATATGA
- the trpD gene encoding anthranilate phosphoribosyltransferase — MTLATALGQITLGQDLPAEEARAVFDQIFSGEVAESDIAALLVALRSKGEAVSELHGAVASMCAHMKALDAPEGAIDIVGTGGDGHGTLNVSTAAALVVAGAGVVVAKHGNRAASSQSGSSDVLGELGVTLDPPWEVLERAVHDIGLVFLYAPRHHPAMSYVAPVRRKLGVRTIFNLLGPLTNPAQVRRHLIGVFNQAWSQPMAQTLAAMGSETAWITHGADGLDEISITGLTHVTALEGGTLRDFDLSPREAGVPLASLSEIQGGDAKANAAAIHRLLAGETGAYRDIVLMNAGAALVIAEKAKDIQTGVVLAAASIDSGSAKDKLAQLVRMTSGG; from the coding sequence ATGACCCTTGCCACCGCCCTTGGTCAAATTACCTTAGGCCAAGACTTGCCTGCTGAGGAAGCGCGGGCGGTTTTTGACCAGATTTTTTCTGGCGAGGTGGCGGAAAGCGATATCGCCGCCTTGCTGGTCGCTTTGCGCAGCAAGGGCGAGGCCGTTTCGGAACTTCACGGCGCGGTGGCTTCTATGTGCGCGCATATGAAGGCGCTGGATGCGCCAGAAGGCGCAATCGACATTGTGGGGACGGGGGGCGATGGGCATGGGACGCTGAACGTCTCAACCGCTGCAGCGCTCGTTGTCGCGGGGGCGGGCGTGGTGGTGGCCAAGCATGGCAACCGCGCCGCCAGCAGCCAGTCCGGCTCATCCGATGTCCTTGGCGAGCTGGGCGTTACGCTTGATCCGCCGTGGGAGGTTTTGGAGAGGGCCGTTCATGATATCGGCCTCGTCTTTCTTTATGCGCCGCGCCATCATCCGGCGATGAGTTACGTCGCGCCGGTTCGGCGCAAGCTGGGCGTGCGTACGATTTTCAACCTGCTGGGGCCTTTGACCAATCCAGCGCAGGTGCGACGCCATTTGATCGGCGTGTTTAATCAGGCATGGAGCCAGCCGATGGCGCAGACTTTGGCGGCGATGGGCAGTGAGACGGCATGGATCACGCATGGCGCGGATGGGCTGGATGAAATATCAATCACGGGACTGACCCATGTGACGGCTTTGGAAGGGGGCACTCTTCGCGATTTTGATCTTTCGCCGCGTGAGGCGGGCGTGCCGCTGGCTAGCCTTAGCGAGATTCAAGGCGGCGACGCGAAGGCCAATGCCGCCGCGATCCATCGTTTGCTGGCGGGCGAGACGGGGGCGTACCGCGACATTGTCCTGATGAACGCTGGTGCAGCTTTGGTGATTGCGGAAAAGGCCAAGGACATTCAAACGGGCGTGGTGCTTGCCGCTGCGTCTATTGATTCTGGCTCGGCGAAGGATAAGCTCGCGCAGCTGGTGCGGATGACAAGCGGGGGGTAG
- the rpsB gene encoding 30S ribosomal protein S2: protein MTVPVVSLKELFEAGVHFGHKTRSWNPKMQSYIFGVRNGIHIMDLEQSVPMMQAALQQLRDTTAKGGRVLFVGTKRQAQEKVAETAKRCGQYYVNHRWLGGMLTNWKTISLSIKRLRELDEKLASQSAKFTKKETLEMTRHRDKLERALGGIKDMGGTPDILFVIDTCKEALAIQEAVKLGLPVIAIADSNSDPTNITFPVPGNDDAARAIELYCDMAAMAVLDGIEAEVVASGVDVGAAVDVPASETKV, encoded by the coding sequence ATGACAGTTCCCGTCGTGTCACTAAAAGAATTGTTCGAAGCTGGCGTCCATTTTGGACACAAAACGCGCAGCTGGAACCCCAAGATGCAATCTTATATTTTTGGCGTGCGTAACGGCATCCATATCATGGATTTGGAGCAATCCGTTCCCATGATGCAGGCCGCTTTGCAGCAGCTTCGCGACACCACGGCCAAGGGTGGCCGCGTGCTGTTCGTCGGCACAAAGCGTCAGGCGCAGGAAAAGGTCGCCGAGACCGCTAAGCGTTGCGGGCAATACTACGTCAATCATCGTTGGCTGGGCGGTATGCTCACCAACTGGAAGACCATTTCGCTGTCGATCAAGCGCCTTCGTGAATTGGATGAAAAGCTGGCCTCGCAGTCGGCCAAGTTCACCAAGAAGGAAACGCTGGAGATGACCCGCCATCGCGACAAGCTAGAGCGCGCTTTGGGTGGCATCAAGGATATGGGCGGCACGCCTGATATCCTATTCGTGATCGATACCTGCAAGGAAGCTTTGGCCATTCAGGAAGCCGTCAAGTTGGGCCTTCCCGTGATCGCGATTGCGGACAGCAACTCTGACCCCACAAACATCACGTTCCCCGTTCCCGGTAACGATGATGCGGCGCGCGCGATTGAGCTTTATTGCGACATGGCGGCGATGGCCGTTTTGGATGGCATTGAGGCCGAAGTTGTTGCCAGCGGTGTGGATGTCGGCGCAGCCGTCGACGTTCCGGCCAGCGAAACGAAGGTCTAA
- the tsf gene encoding translation elongation factor Ts, with protein sequence MADITATMVKDLRESTGAGMMDCKKALVEANGDMEAAIDWLRKKGLSAAAKKSGRVAAEGLVAVTSQGKKAVVLEVNAETDFVARNDAFQAFASNAVAVALDAADIEALKVMPYPNAGRTVQEELTQIIATVGENMNLRRMATLSVSQGVIASYVHGAIAPSLGKIGVLVALESSADEAALAALGKQLAMHVAAARPEALNTADVDTKALDRERNVLADQARASGKPEDIIAKMVEGRLRKYYEEVVFMEQVYVVDGETRIKDVIAKASKDLGTEVKLTGFVRYQLGEGIEKAADDFAAEVAKMAG encoded by the coding sequence ATGGCTGACATTACAGCAACGATGGTTAAGGATCTGCGCGAGAGCACGGGCGCGGGCATGATGGATTGTAAAAAGGCTCTGGTCGAAGCGAACGGCGATATGGAAGCCGCGATTGACTGGCTGCGCAAGAAGGGCCTGTCAGCAGCGGCAAAGAAGTCGGGCCGCGTCGCGGCGGAAGGCTTGGTCGCCGTGACCTCGCAAGGCAAAAAAGCTGTTGTTTTGGAAGTTAATGCGGAAACCGATTTTGTCGCGCGTAACGATGCCTTTCAGGCGTTCGCGTCAAACGCGGTGGCCGTGGCGTTGGATGCCGCCGATATTGAGGCGCTTAAGGTCATGCCTTATCCGAACGCTGGCCGTACGGTTCAAGAAGAGCTGACGCAGATTATCGCGACGGTCGGTGAGAACATGAACCTGCGCCGCATGGCGACGCTGTCTGTTTCACAAGGCGTGATCGCTTCCTATGTTCATGGCGCGATTGCCCCGAGCCTTGGCAAGATTGGTGTGCTGGTTGCTTTGGAATCATCTGCGGATGAAGCCGCTTTGGCCGCTTTGGGCAAGCAATTGGCGATGCACGTCGCTGCCGCTCGGCCTGAGGCTTTGAACACGGCAGACGTGGACACCAAGGCTTTGGATCGTGAGCGCAACGTGCTGGCCGATCAGGCGCGTGCTTCGGGCAAGCCCGAAGACATTATCGCCAAGATGGTTGAGGGTCGCCTTCGCAAATACTACGAAGAAGTCGTGTTCATGGAGCAGGTCTACGTCGTCGATGGCGAAACGCGCATCAAGGACGTGATCGCTAAGGCCTCTAAGGATCTGGGGACTGAGGTCAAACTGACGGGTTTTGTCCGTTACCAGCTGGGCGAAGGCATCGAAAAAGCGGCGGACGATTTCGCCGCCGAAGTCGCCAAGATGGCGGGATAA
- the pyrH gene encoding UMP kinase, translating to MSSCECEEKTKSPAAYKRVLLKLSGEALMGDREYGLDPQTVERVAEEIKEVVAEGVEVCVVIGGGNIFRGVSGAAKGMDRATADYMGMLATVINALAMQNALEKISVRTRVQSAIPMAAVSEPYIRRRAIRHMQKGRVVIFAAGTGNPFFTTDSAAALRASEMQCDAILKGTKVDGVYSADPVKVTDATRYERLTYMDVLAQDLQVMDTSAISLARQSNIPILVFSIFAHGAFADVVMGKGRFTIITD from the coding sequence ATGTCGTCATGCGAGTGCGAAGAGAAAACAAAAAGCCCAGCCGCTTATAAGCGCGTGCTTTTGAAATTATCGGGCGAGGCCCTGATGGGGGATCGCGAATACGGCCTTGACCCGCAGACGGTCGAGCGTGTCGCCGAGGAAATCAAGGAAGTCGTTGCCGAGGGCGTTGAGGTTTGCGTCGTGATTGGCGGCGGAAACATCTTTCGCGGCGTGTCCGGCGCGGCCAAAGGGATGGATCGCGCCACCGCCGACTATATGGGCATGCTGGCCACGGTCATCAATGCGCTGGCTATGCAAAACGCTTTGGAAAAGATTTCGGTCAGGACCCGCGTCCAGTCCGCTATCCCGATGGCAGCGGTCAGCGAGCCTTACATTCGCCGCCGCGCCATTCGTCATATGCAAAAGGGGCGTGTCGTTATTTTTGCCGCTGGCACGGGTAATCCTTTCTTTACGACGGACTCCGCCGCCGCGCTTCGCGCCTCGGAAATGCAGTGCGATGCGATCCTTAAAGGAACCAAGGTGGATGGCGTCTATAGCGCCGATCCCGTCAAGGTTACGGACGCCACGCGCTATGAGCGTTTGACGTATATGGACGTTTTAGCGCAGGATTTGCAGGTCATGGATACCTCGGCCATTTCGCTGGCGCGGCAAAGCAACATTCCTATCCTTGTCTTTTCGATTTTCGCGCATGGAGCCTTTGCCGACGTCGTGATGGGCAAGGGCCGGTTCACGATCATCACCGATTAA
- a CDS encoding phosphatidate cytidylyltransferase, with product MTVNFSDNHSGFLNANLRTRVLSALVMAPLALGAVWLGGWVFALVVLAAMAISFWEWLGLTAPRFTLRGRVVAFAALAFVFLVAGLVDAGLAAALSIGVAVVLAFYDGEQGALTPRLTGNALWVALGIPYLALSGLSLILLRNDDSYGLASVVYLLVVVWGTDIGGYLAGRLIGGPKLLPQISPKKTWAGLIGGMALATVLGYACERGFGFHPTLSGILLAPALAVIAQAGDFFESWAKRRAGAKDSGTLIPGHGGLLDRIDGLLFAAMALAAFSFGD from the coding sequence ATGACAGTGAATTTTTCTGACAATCATTCTGGTTTTTTAAACGCCAATTTGCGGACGCGCGTTTTGTCCGCGCTGGTGATGGCGCCACTTGCGCTGGGCGCTGTTTGGCTTGGCGGATGGGTTTTTGCCCTTGTGGTTTTGGCGGCCATGGCCATCAGCTTTTGGGAGTGGCTGGGGCTGACCGCGCCGCGCTTTACCTTACGGGGTAGGGTGGTGGCCTTTGCCGCGCTGGCGTTCGTGTTCCTTGTGGCGGGTCTTGTCGATGCAGGGTTGGCTGCCGCTTTGTCGATTGGCGTGGCTGTTGTTCTGGCCTTCTATGATGGGGAGCAGGGGGCGCTTACGCCGCGCCTGACAGGGAATGCCCTTTGGGTTGCCTTGGGCATTCCTTATCTGGCGCTTAGCGGATTGTCTCTCATCCTCTTGCGGAACGATGACTCCTATGGCCTTGCTTCCGTTGTCTATTTGCTGGTTGTTGTGTGGGGGACGGATATTGGCGGCTATCTTGCCGGAAGGCTTATCGGCGGCCCCAAACTTTTGCCGCAAATCAGTCCCAAGAAGACATGGGCGGGCCTTATCGGTGGCATGGCTTTGGCCACCGTTTTGGGCTACGCTTGCGAAAGGGGATTCGGGTTCCATCCGACCCTTAGCGGGATCTTGCTTGCCCCTGCTTTGGCGGTTATCGCGCAGGCGGGGGATTTCTTTGAGTCATGGGCTAAAAGGCGCGCTGGCGCGAAGGATAGCGGTACGCTGATCCCCGGCCATGGCGGCCTGTTGGATCGTATCGATGGTTTGTTGTTCGCGGCGATGGCTTTGGCGGCGTTCAGTTTTGGTGATTAA
- a CDS encoding isoprenyl transferase has product MQTEAKSDRPLHVAIIMDGNGRWASARGLPRTMGHKAGIEALRRTLEAARGMSISYLTLYSFSAENWQRPVPEVRDLMGLLRYYLKSELETLHKNNIRLRIIGDRGYLADDIAAMIVQAENKTAANTGMTLVLALSYGGRQEIAAAVRALARKVESGLLTAEAVDEKQIAAHLYTHDMPDPDVVIRTSGEKRTSNFLLWQSAYAEYVFQDVLWPDYGEAHLAAALEEFAMRERRFGK; this is encoded by the coding sequence GTGCAAACGGAGGCGAAAAGTGATCGTCCGCTCCACGTCGCCATTATTATGGATGGCAACGGACGCTGGGCTTCTGCGCGCGGCTTGCCGCGTACGATGGGGCATAAGGCTGGGATCGAGGCCTTGCGCCGCACGTTAGAGGCGGCGCGGGGGATGTCGATCAGTTATCTGACCCTGTATAGTTTTTCAGCTGAGAACTGGCAGCGTCCCGTTCCCGAAGTGCGTGATCTGATGGGGCTGCTTCGCTATTATTTGAAAAGCGAGCTGGAGACTTTGCACAAGAACAACATAAGGCTGCGCATTATTGGCGATCGTGGCTATCTGGCGGACGATATCGCTGCGATGATCGTGCAGGCCGAAAACAAGACGGCGGCCAATACGGGCATGACGCTTGTTCTAGCGCTTAGCTATGGCGGGCGGCAGGAAATCGCGGCAGCGGTCAGGGCTTTGGCGCGTAAGGTTGAATCGGGGCTGTTGACGGCTGAAGCCGTAGATGAAAAGCAAATCGCCGCGCATTTGTACACGCATGATATGCCCGATCCCGACGTGGTGATCCGCACCAGTGGTGAAAAGCGCACGTCCAACTTTTTGCTGTGGCAATCGGCTTATGCCGAATATGTGTTTCAAGATGTTTTGTGGCCCGACTATGGCGAGGCGCATTTGGCCGCCGCCCTTGAAGAGTTCGCCATGCGAGAGAGACGGTTCGGGAAGTAG
- a CDS encoding RsmB/NOP family class I SAM-dependent RNA methyltransferase: MTPAARLAAVCEILITIDETPRPADSLVSGYFRARRYIGSSDRGEIAKLTYDILRHQARLNWWLDYLGHPQTARARFLVYLKLHEKKTASEIDRLCDGSKYAPSTLLQNEKKLIADLKGHTLLHPSMPQTVVGECPAWAAEGLTTRFGKTLMTELEVLLRPAPLDLRVNPLKTTREKAIAHLRHLDLDVEATPYSPVGLRVHNRPALGQITMLKDGSLEIQDEGSQLVALLVDAKAGERVVDFCAGAGGKTLAISVGMQNKGRIIACDVLANRLKRSGERFRRAGLHNIETHPLTSERDPWVKRHKAAFDRVLVDAPCSGCGTWRRNPDARWKSLGPGLEALVPLQASILESASRLVKGGGRLVYATCSLLPEENEKQIEKFLDNHPDFTLVPVRECGAELPNLPDTGDCLSLTPAQHKTDGFFAAVMQRKVEEKKEEGE; the protein is encoded by the coding sequence ATGACCCCCGCCGCTCGCCTTGCCGCCGTTTGTGAGATTTTGATAACTATCGATGAAACGCCGCGCCCCGCCGACTCGTTGGTGAGCGGCTATTTTCGTGCGCGGCGCTATATTGGCTCTAGCGATCGCGGCGAAATAGCAAAGCTGACTTATGACATTTTGCGCCATCAGGCGCGGCTTAATTGGTGGCTAGATTATCTGGGCCATCCGCAAACCGCCCGCGCCCGCTTTTTGGTTTATCTCAAGCTGCATGAGAAAAAAACCGCAAGCGAGATTGATCGTTTGTGCGATGGATCGAAATACGCGCCCTCGACGCTTTTACAGAATGAAAAGAAACTGATCGCCGACCTTAAGGGGCATACGCTGCTGCATCCTTCCATGCCGCAGACTGTTGTGGGCGAGTGTCCCGCTTGGGCGGCAGAGGGGCTGACGACCCGCTTTGGTAAAACGTTGATGACGGAGCTAGAGGTTTTGCTGCGTCCTGCGCCTTTGGATCTGCGCGTCAATCCGCTGAAGACGACGCGTGAGAAAGCCATCGCGCATTTGCGCCATCTTGATTTGGATGTGGAGGCGACGCCTTATTCGCCCGTGGGCCTGCGCGTGCATAATCGCCCTGCGCTGGGGCAAATTACGATGCTTAAGGACGGCTCGCTTGAAATTCAAGACGAAGGCTCGCAGCTTGTCGCGCTTTTGGTTGATGCTAAGGCGGGCGAGCGCGTTGTGGATTTCTGTGCGGGCGCGGGCGGCAAGACTCTCGCGATTTCGGTAGGGATGCAAAACAAGGGGCGGATTATCGCGTGCGATGTGCTGGCCAATCGCCTGAAACGTAGCGGGGAGCGATTCCGTCGCGCAGGCCTTCATAATATCGAAACGCACCCTTTGACCAGTGAGCGCGATCCGTGGGTTAAGCGTCATAAGGCCGCGTTTGATCGCGTGCTGGTCGATGCGCCGTGCAGCGGGTGCGGAACATGGCGGCGCAACCCTGATGCGCGGTGGAAATCGCTGGGCCCTGGGCTGGAGGCGTTGGTTCCGTTGCAGGCCAGCATTCTTGAAAGCGCCTCGCGCCTTGTCAAAGGCGGCGGGCGGCTGGTCTATGCGACGTGTTCGTTGTTGCCAGAGGAAAACGAAAAGCAGATCGAAAAGTTTTTGGACAATCATCCCGACTTTACGCTTGTGCCTGTGCGGGAATGCGGCGCGGAATTGCCCAACCTGCCCGACACGGGTGATTGCCTATCCTTGACGCCCGCTCAGCATAAAACGGACGGTTTCTTCGCCGCCGTGATGCAGCGGAAGGTTGAGGAAAAGAAGGAAGAGGGGGAATGA
- the panD gene encoding aspartate 1-decarboxylase, which yields MIKKLKCKIHRARLTKVDIEYEGSCSIDRALMEAAGLEPFEAINVWNASTGARLETYVIEAPAGSGEVGLNGAAARGAAVGDIVILAAWRWQEEGATLAPAIVFVDDHNRIKQGS from the coding sequence ATGATAAAAAAGCTCAAATGCAAAATCCATCGCGCTCGTTTGACCAAGGTGGATATCGAGTATGAAGGCAGCTGCTCGATTGATCGCGCTTTGATGGAGGCGGCGGGGTTGGAGCCTTTTGAGGCGATTAACGTCTGGAACGCCAGCACAGGCGCACGGCTTGAGACGTATGTGATCGAAGCGCCCGCCGGTAGTGGCGAGGTTGGATTGAACGGCGCGGCGGCGCGTGGTGCGGCGGTCGGCGATATCGTTATTTTGGCGGCATGGCGCTGGCAGGAGGAGGGGGCGACCCTTGCGCCTGCCATCGTTTTTGTGGACGATCATAACCGCATCAAGCAGGGATCCTAA
- a CDS encoding 1-deoxy-D-xylulose-5-phosphate reductoisomerase has protein sequence MVEKRRVAILGSTGSVGTQTIDLIAREPEKYQVVALTAHRNVKRLAEQAHALKPELIVIADESQYGEMKEAVADLKVEVAAGADAVTAAAQMDSDWVMAAIVGAAGLPSTIAAAKRGAKLAFANKETLVCAGPLMMDLVAKHNCTLLPVDSEHNAIYQVFDEQHREGISHLIITASGGPFRTFTREQMAVVTPEQAGKHPVWNMGAKISIDSASLMNKALEVIEAAFLFQMPSEKIEVLVHPQSVIHSMVAYKDGSTLAQLGTPDMRIPIGYCLAWPDRMETPAAKLDLEKIGQLTFEAPDPVKFPTLRLGREAMAMGGTAPAVLNAANEVAVQAFLDGKIGFLDIAVIIEETLAHVGAAALTDLDVLAQADDAARRFAGECVDAGGK, from the coding sequence ATGGTTGAGAAAAGACGCGTCGCGATTTTAGGATCAACGGGATCGGTGGGCACGCAGACGATTGATTTGATTGCCCGTGAGCCAGAGAAGTATCAGGTCGTCGCGCTGACGGCGCACCGCAACGTCAAAAGGCTGGCCGAGCAAGCGCATGCGCTAAAGCCGGAGCTGATCGTCATCGCGGATGAGTCCCAGTACGGCGAGATGAAAGAGGCCGTGGCCGATTTAAAGGTTGAGGTTGCGGCGGGCGCGGATGCCGTGACGGCGGCGGCCCAGATGGATAGCGATTGGGTTATGGCGGCGATTGTCGGCGCGGCGGGTTTGCCGTCTACCATCGCGGCGGCCAAGCGCGGCGCGAAGCTGGCCTTTGCGAATAAGGAAACGCTGGTTTGCGCGGGCCCCCTTATGATGGATTTGGTGGCCAAGCACAACTGCACGCTTTTGCCCGTAGATAGCGAACATAACGCGATTTATCAGGTTTTTGATGAACAGCACCGTGAGGGAATCTCTCACCTGATTATCACGGCGTCGGGCGGGCCTTTTCGCACGTTCACGCGTGAGCAAATGGCGGTTGTTACGCCCGAACAAGCGGGCAAGCATCCCGTGTGGAACATGGGCGCGAAGATTTCCATCGACAGCGCCTCGCTGATGAACAAGGCGCTGGAAGTGATTGAGGCGGCCTTTCTGTTTCAGATGCCATCCGAGAAGATTGAGGTGCTGGTGCATCCGCAGTCCGTCATTCATTCGATGGTCGCATATAAGGACGGCTCGACCCTCGCGCAGCTGGGCACGCCCGATATGCGGATTCCTATCGGCTATTGCCTTGCATGGCCCGACCGGATGGAGACGCCTGCCGCCAAGCTGGATTTGGAGAAGATTGGCCAGCTGACGTTCGAAGCACCTGACCCTGTCAAGTTCCCGACGCTCCGGCTTGGGCGTGAGGCGATGGCGATGGGTGGAACCGCCCCAGCCGTGTTGAACGCGGCGAATGAGGTTGCGGTGCAGGCGTTCCTTGATGGGAAGATCGGCTTTTTGGATATTGCCGTGATTATCGAAGAAACGCTGGCCCATGTCGGCGCGGCGGCCCTGACGGATTTGGACGTTTTGGCGCAAGCCGATGACGCCGCGCGCAGGTTTGCGGGGGAATGCGTGGATGCTGGAGGGAAGTAA